The genomic window TCTGGAACGCCGGGGCCTGCGGGTTGCGGGACTTCATGACGGCCCAGCCGATGGCCAGGGCGATCGCCCAGCCGGCGCCGACGTACAGGCTCACGCGGGAGTCCGGGTCGTACGCGATCAGGCCGGTCACGAAGACCAGGAACGCCAGGGCGATCCAGCTGCACACCGAGCCGCCGGGGGCCGGGAAGGACGAGGCGGGCAGCCTGCCCTCCTGGACCGCGCGGCGGTAGCGGATGTGGCTGATGAGGATCATCATCCAGGTCCAGATACCGGCCGCGGTGGCCACCGAGGTGACGTAGCCGAACGCCTTCTCCGGGACGACGTAGTTGAGGAGCACGCCGATGCCCATGAGGGCGACGGAGACGGTGATGCCGATCGCCGGGGTCTTGCTGGCGGCCAGCTTGCCCAGCGCCTTCGGGGCCTCGCCGTTGGAGGCCAGGTCGCGCAGCATGCGTCCGGTGGAGTACATGCCGGAGTTGCAGGACGACAGGGCCGCGGTGAGGACGACGAAGTTGACGATGGCCGCACCGGCCGGGATGCCGATCTTGGCGAAGGCGGCGACGAAGGGGCTCACGCCGGGCGCGAACTCCGTCCACTTGACCACGCACAGGATGACCGTGAGGGCACCGACGTAGAAGAGGGCGATCCGCCACGGCAGCGAGTTGATGGCCTTGGGGAGGGTCTTCTCGGGGTTCTCGGACTCGCCCGCGGTGACGCCGACCAGCTCGACGGCGAGGTAGGCGAACATGACGCCCTGCAGGGTCATCAGGCTGGAGCCGATGCCCTTGGGGAAGAAGCCGTCGAAGGCCCACAGGTTGGAGACGGCGGCGGTGTCGCCGGCGGCGCTGAAACCGAAGGTCAGCACACCGAGGCCGATGACGATCATGCCGATGAGCGCCGTCACCTTGACCATCGAGAACCAGAACTCGATCTCGCCGAAGAGCTTCACCGAGATCAGGTTGGCGACGTAGAGGACGACCAGGAAGACCAGGGCCGTGACCCACTGCGGTACCGAGGGGAACCAGTAGTTGATGTAGATCGCGGCTGCGGTGAGCTCCGCCATGCCGGTCACGATCCACATCAGCCAGTACGTCCAGCCGGTGACGTAGCCGAAGAACGGGCCGAGGAACTCCCGGGAGTACTCCGCGAAGGAGCCGGAGACCGGCCGGTAGAGGAGCAGCTCGCCGAGCGCCCGCATGATGAAGAAGATGATGACGCCCGCGAGGGCGTACATGAGGATGAGGCTGGGTCCGGCCTTGGCGATGTTCGCTCCGGCACCCAGGAACAGGCCCACGCCGATGGCGCCGCCGATGGCGATCATCTGGACCTGGCGGGGACCGAGCCCACGCTCGTAGCCCTCGCTCGAAATTCCCGCGGCCTCGTTGCCGTCGTGCTTGTCGACCTGCGCTGAGGTCATGGATCGTGCGCCTTTCTCCATGCTGATCCGCGCCGAATGCGTGCGACTGCGGACCAGGTCCTGATCCCCCCGGATATGGATGGAGTGCTACCGGCGGTCA from Streptomyces formicae includes these protein-coding regions:
- a CDS encoding amino acid permease codes for the protein MTSAQVDKHDGNEAAGISSEGYERGLGPRQVQMIAIGGAIGVGLFLGAGANIAKAGPSLILMYALAGVIIFFIMRALGELLLYRPVSGSFAEYSREFLGPFFGYVTGWTYWLMWIVTGMAELTAAAIYINYWFPSVPQWVTALVFLVVLYVANLISVKLFGEIEFWFSMVKVTALIGMIVIGLGVLTFGFSAAGDTAAVSNLWAFDGFFPKGIGSSLMTLQGVMFAYLAVELVGVTAGESENPEKTLPKAINSLPWRIALFYVGALTVILCVVKWTEFAPGVSPFVAAFAKIGIPAGAAIVNFVVLTAALSSCNSGMYSTGRMLRDLASNGEAPKALGKLAASKTPAIGITVSVALMGIGVLLNYVVPEKAFGYVTSVATAAGIWTWMMILISHIRYRRAVQEGRLPASSFPAPGGSVCSWIALAFLVFVTGLIAYDPDSRVSLYVGAGWAIALAIGWAVMKSRNPQAPAFQKTERETERVG